tttttaatttgacttaTTAAAGAATGCACTATGAAGATGTTTAGAAAACAAAGAATGTACTATGAAGATGTTTAATAAACGGATATAACCTTGGGTTTGTTAATGTATCCCAAAGAAACAGCTTTGGGATAAACCATGTAACATAGTATATGATCATGAGAAACAAAATGctatatataaacacactggAACAGTTCCCAGTTAGGAAAGTTAGACTGATACAGAAACACTGATAATATTAACTTAGTGGGGGCAGGCTAGAAGTGTTACGTTACGGCAAagcagtgttgttttcttttacgCTAAAGAATACTATGAAAAGTGAAAGACTGAAgtcctgtaaaatattttaataagtatcAGTTGTAAAAGACTTGGACAGACACCAACCCATAGGTATTCTCTCTCCCAAGGAAGCAGACAGGTGCACTTTCCTGTCTACTGtgaaaatcacacaaataaattaaaacatgtaatatttcATATAGTGTTTATGCACCAACTGCTGGCCAAATGTTGTAATTACATTCTCACTGTATTTAACTATTTCCATAGTATAGAGAAGAAACCTGTTAATTtgttgaaaatgcatgtttaatgaTCTGAACATCAAATGTTTATTGATTCAATGGCCATTATAAATCTAACCTCCCCAAACTGTGAtttcataaaacatttcaatacagataATTGGATTCCTCTCTGCTGTAGATAATGGTATTTAATATTTGCCTTGAACAATGACTTACAGTAATAGACCATTGCATAGAATGTAGGAGCATATTTAAACATTTCGTCATGACACACACAGTAGTGTTGCCCATTAGTGAATGCTCTCTCAGAGTAAGTTGCCTGCATGGTCTACCCTTCAACAGTCTGCTCCAGTGAGCCTGGAACATGTGCCCTTAAATATTTATTACTGTCACCTGGTCTTAAAAGAAGCATCAAAACAATTTAATTCCTTTTGAAATGCACACTTTTCAGATGTTTTACATCACGGATGGattcctttttttgtgtgttgtattTCAGACTTTGATATTAAACAAATTCttcaaaaattacaaaatgagcAAAGGTCTTACtagaacagtggttcccaaccttttttggGTACTGTACCCCCAAAACACTTTCACCTGCCTGAAGTACCCTCTTATGTGTGTGTGACCGGTGTGATTCCTAGATTAGGTGTAAATTTGACTAAATTAGGtttaatatcaatattatttgtctgtctgtcatttaTCTGTGAATAATGATCatgtattactataataatacTTGTACATTTATCAGTCTTCAAGAGTCCAGAccagttatacaaaaacaaagaccAAATTTTATACATATAGTAGTAGCCTACTCTCAGTATGACCCATATGTATAAACTTGCGTACGACATATGAGGACTCACCAATCGATGAGAAACTTGACCCTGTCTCTCACTCATAAGCTTTGTCAGTCTCGGGGACAGTGTGGCAACAGCTGTTATCAGGCTTTTCTCCAAGTTGAGTCTGTTCCTGTGCTTGGTCTTGATTATCGTCATAGATGAAAATGTCACTTCACATAAATATGTAGATCCAAATGGCAGCAGTTCATTCAGTGCATGTTTCCCCAAATCAGAATATTCCTTCTCCACATCACACCAGAACTGTGACAGTGTTGTCTCTGAGCACCTCATCTTCAAGCCACGGTCTGAGGACACATCCAGCAGATTTTCCTGCAGTCTGGTAGGAATGTTGTTGTTTGTACTTTCAGTCATGAAAGGATTACGCACCCAGGCATGTTTGGCAGACCTGTTTTCAATGTCAGGGAAGTAGGAGTTGAACTCACTGTTGAGTTTGGATAAATGTGTGCTTACTAGTTGCACCATAGGAGCTCTGTCAATATCACCTGTAGAAAGGCAGGTGTCAAGCTGCTGGAAACAACTTATGTCCCCATCTTCACATTTCCTCTCCCAGAGTTTGATCTTCTTCATGAATACACACACTTTGTCATACATGTTTAGAATGTGTGTGTCTTTACCTTGCAGAGTTAGATTCAGGTTGTTCAGTTTGCTGAACACATCAGCAAGATAGGCAAGGCGGGCTACCCAGTCTGTGTCCTCGAACACAgccacaagggggggggggggggggggggtgagcgcTCCCACATAAAAGCACTTACTTCGTCGGGCAGCTCAAAAAGTCTCTAGTGTTTTCCCTCTGGATAGCCAACGTACGTCGGTGTGAAGCAGTAGCTGCTGGTGCTCAGTCCCACTGTCATGACAGAGCCTTTCAGACAGTCTGATTCAGAGGCCTGGACTCGATAAAGTTAATCACTTTCACTGCGTCATTCAAAACATCATGTAACTCAGGACTCGTTCTCTTGCTGGCCAGTGCCTCCCTGTGAATGATACAGTGATTCCACTCAACGTCGGGGCTGACCTTTATTTGGGCAATTAATCCTTTCACCCTCCCAGTCATTGATGCCGCACCATCCGTGCACACGAGTACAGGATTTCCAATACAGATTGTGCTCTGAGAAAAAGCTGTCAATAAGTGAAACACGTCCTCACCCGTAGTGCTCCCCGTTAGCTTCTTGCAGAACAGAATGTGCTCATTAATTTCCGAAATGTCTCTGTATCGCACAAACCCAATCAACTGGGCTTCCCCGCTGACATCGGTCGATTCATCCAACTGCAGAGCAAATGAACCGGAATGTTTGAACTTTTCCACCACTTGATCAACAATATCAACGCCCATGTCATCGATCCTGCGGCACACCGTGTTATTTGACAATGGTACAGTCTTCAGTGCATCAGCTGCTTTCTTATCAATCATTGTTTCTGCGAGAATAACAGCAGCAGGCAAAATTAGCTCATCAGCTATAGTAATCGGCTTTTTGGACTTAACCACATGTAGCGACACAGCATATGAGGCTTCCAATGCTTTGGTTGATACTGCAGTTGCTTGCTTTAATTTCTCTTGACTTCCCTTAAATTCCGATAGCTTTCTATGGTAAAATTCGTCTGTCTTACCCACACAGGAAAGATGCTTGGTACTGAGGTGCCGTTGTAAATGGGCTGGCTTCATGCTATTATTTGAGAGCACATCGCCGCAGAGGAAACATAGTGGCTGAGGCGGCTCCGTAGGTGTGGATGTGAAACCGAAGAGGACATACTGTTCATGAAATTGACGGTACTTTGACTTGTCGACTTTCTTTCTTCTCTCCACCTGTTCACTTGACCTGCCGCTAGCGTTGCTGCTGCTTGAAACAGTGCGTTTTTTTCAGCCATTGATCCATAGCTAGTGTCTTTCTTCTACTCAAAGCTCGCTGCCTGTTACCTGAAATCGTGAGTGACTCTGGCGCGCGGCCGCGGAGGAGCGAGCGAAggtgaataaaaaatacacaccgaaactaaagtaaaaaattgtcctataaatacaaaataaactagagAGCTCACACCAGTGACCTCAGTAAATGTTTTCCTGCCTATTGAGATTGAAATTACTTGAACATATGAATTGTTTGTAAATATTTTccccaatattattattattattattattatttcttgcacatttttgaaaatcttcCCACATACCCCCTGGGGACTGCCCGCGTACATctaggggtacgcgtacccctggtTGGGAAACACTACTAGAACAGTAAACATTAAAAAGTAAGGCACATCGAACAGCGTTATTTTTAAAAGTCAGACTTGTCAGAGTGAATGTGAAGATAAACAGAGTTGTTAGTAAGTTAGACCTTGTGGATAGAGATATTTCAACTATAActacaaacagcaaataaaataaattgaacaatGTTCCAcaggaaacacaaacaaaacacaatcttcTGGCAAATCTCTTTTTTGATTAATAAAT
The sequence above is a segment of the Polyodon spathula isolate WHYD16114869_AA chromosome 2, ASM1765450v1, whole genome shotgun sequence genome. Coding sequences within it:
- the LOC121304883 gene encoding SCAN domain-containing protein 3-like, with translation MYDKVCVFMKKIKLWERKCEDGDISCFQQLDTCLSTGDIDRAPMVQLVSTHLSKLNSEFNSYFPDIENRSAKHAWVRNPFMTESTNNNIPTRLQENLLDVSSDRGLKMRCSETTLSQFWCDVEKEYSDLGKHALNELLPFGSTYLCEVTFSSMTIIKTKHRNRLNLEKSLITAVATLSPRLTKLMSERQGQVSHRLEMLMECMPEGDEHFLDYELLHTDMKILK